The following coding sequences lie in one Enterococcus sp. 9E7_DIV0242 genomic window:
- a CDS encoding S1C family serine protease: MDRKDVTPNSNRNKSGLMKRLGIGIVGGLLGGSLAFGGLYAVTDMGNNNSTTSELTPTDNSGDTKVSNVNVNVNSDITKAVDKVQNAVVSVINMQSASQNTSGLYGGLFDERGQNGNSDSNTSDDDADLEAASEGSGVVYKKDGDTAYIVTNNHVVSGAQGLEIVLHDGTKVQGELVGTDSYTDLAVIKVKSDKIDAVADFGNSDSLKIGEPAIAIGSPLGSDYANSVTQGIISSVNRNITNQNDDGETININAIQTDAAINPGNSGGPLVNIEGQIIGINSVKIVQSSDSVSVEGMGFAIPSNDVVNIINQLEKDGKVTRPALGVTMVDMTNISTQQREQILKTPEDLTTGVVIRSVQTATPAEEAGLEKYDVITEIDGEAIETTTDLQSALYNKKVGDTMEVTYYRQSKKQTATVKLTIDQDALKQTQE, encoded by the coding sequence ATGGATAGAAAAGATGTTACACCTAACTCAAATAGAAATAAAAGTGGTTTAATGAAAAGACTTGGAATCGGGATCGTCGGTGGATTGCTTGGGGGTTCTCTTGCGTTCGGCGGACTTTACGCTGTGACAGATATGGGGAACAACAACTCTACCACTTCTGAACTGACACCAACAGACAATAGTGGCGACACAAAAGTAAGTAATGTGAATGTCAATGTGAACAGTGATATCACCAAGGCTGTGGATAAAGTACAAAATGCGGTGGTTTCAGTTATCAACATGCAAAGTGCTAGTCAAAATACTTCTGGTTTATACGGCGGATTATTCGATGAACGGGGACAAAACGGAAACTCCGATTCTAACACATCCGACGACGATGCTGATTTAGAAGCAGCAAGCGAAGGTAGTGGTGTTGTCTATAAGAAAGATGGCGACACAGCTTATATCGTAACCAACAATCACGTAGTCAGTGGTGCACAAGGATTGGAAATCGTCCTTCATGATGGTACGAAAGTTCAAGGTGAGCTTGTCGGTACAGATTCTTACACTGACTTAGCTGTAATCAAAGTGAAATCAGATAAAATCGATGCTGTTGCCGATTTCGGAAATTCTGACAGCTTGAAAATCGGTGAGCCTGCGATTGCAATCGGTTCTCCTTTAGGTTCAGACTATGCGAACTCTGTAACACAAGGGATCATTTCTTCTGTGAACAGAAATATCACCAACCAAAACGACGATGGCGAAACAATCAATATCAATGCGATCCAAACAGATGCAGCGATCAACCCTGGGAACTCAGGTGGTCCATTAGTCAATATTGAAGGTCAAATCATCGGGATCAACTCTGTGAAGATCGTTCAATCTAGCGACTCTGTCAGCGTTGAAGGGATGGGCTTTGCGATCCCTAGTAATGATGTAGTGAACATCATCAACCAATTGGAAAAAGACGGCAAAGTGACTCGTCCGGCATTGGGCGTAACAATGGTCGATATGACAAATATTTCTACACAACAAAGAGAACAAATTTTGAAAACGCCGGAAGACTTGACAACAGGTGTCGTGATTCGTTCCGTACAAACAGCAACACCTGCTGAAGAAGCTGGCCTTGAAAAATACGACGTGATCACAGAAATCGATGGCGAAGCAATTGAAACAACAACAGACTTACAAAGTGCGCTTTATAACAAGAAAGTAGGCGACACGATGGAAGTTACTTACTACCGTCAATCGAAAAAACAAACAGCAACGGTGAAACTGACAATTGATCAGGATGCATTGAAACAAACACAAGAATAA
- the rlmH gene encoding 23S rRNA (pseudouridine(1915)-N(3))-methyltransferase RlmH, with translation MRIKIITVGKLKEKYLVQGINEYLKRLQSYSKVEVIEVPDEKAPEKLSDAEMIQVKDKEGDRILAKLSDQDYLFALAIDGKQPSSEDFARDIEQLGISGKSQLAFVIGGSLGLSDKVLSRSNQKISFGKMTYPHQLMRLILVEQIYRAFRIQKGEPYHK, from the coding sequence ATGCGAATTAAAATAATAACGGTCGGCAAATTAAAGGAAAAATATCTGGTGCAAGGTATCAACGAATACCTGAAACGCCTGCAAAGCTACAGCAAAGTCGAAGTCATCGAAGTACCGGACGAAAAAGCGCCGGAAAAACTCAGCGACGCCGAAATGATCCAAGTCAAAGACAAAGAAGGCGACCGCATCCTCGCCAAACTGTCTGACCAAGACTACCTGTTCGCCTTAGCCATCGACGGCAAACAGCCAAGCAGCGAAGACTTCGCCCGCGATATCGAGCAGCTCGGTATCTCCGGCAAATCCCAGCTCGCCTTCGTCATCGGCGGCTCACTGGGGCTAAGTGATAAAGTATTAAGTAGAAGCAATCAGAAAATCTCCTTCGGAAAGATGACTTATCCACACCAGCTGATGCGACTGATTTTGGTAGAGCAGATTTACCGGGCGTTTCGGATTCAGAAGGGGGAACCGTATCATAAATAA
- a CDS encoding tyrosine-type recombinase/integrase encodes MWMEKTSDGKFKYRERYTDPYTEKYRTVSVTLLSNSRQAQNKAQRYLNEEIGKRLSIKIEGSDTFKNVLEEWLEKYKHTVKETTYWRNEWNVKLIRRFLKDDIIVKNIDTPLIQQGLDKLYYEDNYSLSTVKNCKSLIRIILEHARKKNLIEHNPVNDVTIHQKAMKYEDLEKIENKYLEKDELKKILFIQRNLFKSKRFADLAEFMALTGVRFGEAIALDYSCLNGNILNIDGTLDYTTKGTPELHKTLPKTAAAIRKVELNQRAVDILNDCKLENKLNTSKRFTDKGFFFSSLLGNPIAICNFNDSLKRAAKHAGVDKNLSSHILRHTHISMLAEKRIPIKAIMERVGHTDAEITTKIYTHVTEEMKRDIIEALEEIEL; translated from the coding sequence ATGTGGATGGAAAAAACTTCTGACGGCAAATTTAAGTATCGGGAAAGGTACACTGACCCTTACACAGAAAAATATCGGACTGTATCAGTTACGCTTTTGAGTAATTCAAGACAGGCACAGAATAAAGCTCAACGCTACTTGAATGAGGAAATAGGCAAGCGGCTATCTATTAAAATAGAAGGATCGGACACCTTTAAAAACGTCCTTGAAGAATGGCTGGAAAAATACAAGCATACCGTCAAAGAAACAACCTACTGGCGCAACGAATGGAATGTAAAGCTCATTCGCAGATTCCTGAAAGACGATATAATTGTGAAGAATATTGACACCCCATTAATTCAACAAGGATTAGATAAACTATACTATGAAGATAATTATTCACTTTCCACTGTGAAAAATTGTAAATCGCTTATCAGAATTATTCTGGAGCATGCACGAAAGAAAAACCTGATCGAACACAACCCAGTCAATGACGTAACCATTCACCAGAAGGCAATGAAATATGAAGACTTAGAAAAAATTGAAAACAAATATCTGGAAAAAGACGAACTGAAAAAAATTCTCTTTATTCAGCGTAACTTATTTAAAAGTAAACGGTTTGCAGATTTGGCTGAGTTTATGGCGCTTACTGGCGTACGTTTTGGCGAAGCTATCGCCTTAGATTATTCATGTTTGAATGGTAATATATTGAACATTGATGGAACACTGGACTATACAACAAAGGGAACCCCTGAGCTACACAAAACTTTACCCAAGACTGCCGCAGCTATCAGAAAAGTAGAATTGAACCAGCGTGCTGTGGATATATTGAATGACTGCAAGTTGGAAAACAAACTGAATACTTCCAAGCGCTTCACTGATAAAGGTTTCTTTTTCTCAAGTCTTCTTGGCAACCCTATAGCTATATGTAATTTTAACGATTCATTGAAGCGTGCAGCGAAGCATGCTGGCGTTGATAAAAACCTATCTTCCCACATTCTCAGGCACACTCATATCTCAATGCTGGCAGAAAAGAGAATACCTATAAAGGCCATCATGGAACGGGTAGGCCATACCGATGCAGAAATAACAACGAAAATTTATACCCATGTTACTGAGGAAATGAAAAGGGACATAATAGAAGCCCTCGAAGAAATCGAGCTTTAA